A single genomic interval of Acidobacteriota bacterium harbors:
- a CDS encoding c-type cytochrome, whose amino-acid sequence MQRLVTLIAPSFILSIIVLTAITSSNQDAIITGKDIYRLNCAGCHGADRTGNPPYYPSLLNIEEKLSKREIQEIIDKGKGKMPAFFHLTPQEKTAIIAFLLDEKPQSVAISTTGLGERIFKSNCASCHRASTNDPKPPNVWMMEPAPLAGATKRFAKEEFFRILETGICYMPSFDHFTSSEREALYAFVESLEGKGEPARPTMGEMCPMMMRMRKGK is encoded by the coding sequence ATGCAAAGATTAGTAACGCTCATCGCTCCGTCATTTATCTTGTCGATCATCGTGCTGACGGCCATAACAAGCTCGAATCAAGATGCCATTATCACAGGAAAAGATATCTACCGGTTGAACTGTGCCGGTTGCCATGGAGCAGATCGCACAGGAAATCCACCATATTATCCATCATTGTTGAACATCGAAGAAAAACTCTCAAAAAGAGAGATTCAAGAGATAATTGATAAAGGTAAGGGTAAGATGCCTGCCTTCTTCCATCTTACTCCGCAAGAGAAGACGGCCATCATCGCCTTTCTGCTTGATGAGAAGCCTCAGTCCGTTGCGATATCAACCACGGGACTGGGAGAGAGGATATTCAAGAGTAACTGTGCGTCATGTCATCGAGCGAGTACTAATGACCCTAAGCCCCCTAATGTTTGGATGATGGAGCCTGCGCCTTTAGCAGGGGCAACGAAGCGGTTTGCAAAGGAAGAATTCTTCAGGATTCTGGAGACTGGTATTTGTTACATGCCATCCTTCGACCACTTCACTTCCTCTGAGAGAGAGGCACTTTATGCTTTCGTGGAGTCATTGGAGGGGAAAGGGGAACCTGCTCGTCCGACGATGGGAGAGATGTGCCCCATGATGATGAGAATGAGAAAGGGGAAATAG